The following nucleotide sequence is from Cyanobacteria bacterium GSL.Bin1.
CTCAACTGAATGCTTATGTTGATCGCATTGGTCAACGTCTCGTTCCTCATAGCGATCGTCCTGGTCTTCCCTACACCTTCCAAGTGGTTGAAGATGACAGTATTAACGCCTTTGCTACTATGGGCGGTTTTGTCTATATCAATACAGGCTTGATAGCAACGGCAGACAATGAATCGGAATTAGCCAGTGTTGTTGCTCACGAAATTGGGCACATTGCCTCTAGACACGCCGTTGAACAAATGAGACAACGCGCGATCGCGCAAGGACTCCTCTCGGCAGCCGGATTAGATGAAAGTAACGCGGTGCAAATTGGCGTGGAATTAGCAGTGAGTCGTCCTAATAGCCGTCAAGATGAATTAGAAGCTGACGAGAGAGGGTTAAGGATGCTTAGGCAAGCGGGTTATGCCCCGATTGGAATGGTGACCTTCATGGAAAAATTACAACGGCAAGGGGGCGCCCCGCCGAGCTTTTTAAGTACTCACCCTGCCACAGGTCAGCGTATCCAAGTCCTGAAAGCGCAAATGAATAATCCAACTCAGGGGGATGGCTTAAACGCCCAAATCTACCAACAACGCACCCAAGCCTTGCGGTAATAACCCCTACTCTATACTTGTCAAAACTTGAGTCAATCCTTTATCATAGTAAATGAAGCACGGGGCCGTAATGGTTTCGACAGGCTAGTAAAAGCCACCCCGTGATGCAGGCTGAGAGTGAGTCTACTCTCACAAATCAAGGCTCAAACAAATAGTAATTGCGAACAACATCGTTCCTTTCGCTCGTAAGGCAGCTGCTGTTGCCTAAAAAAACCTCTAACTAGGTTCGAGCACTCATTGTCTGACACCGTTAAGGGCAATGGGTAAAACCCCAACGGTTGCTCGCTTGAACCATCTCTGGTTGGTCAAGCGCTAAGACTTCACCAGAAGATCCCTTTCATCCGGGATCAAGGATGAGCCCCGTTGCCCAGGGTAAGAGCAACTAAGCCTGTGAATGAGCGAACGGTCAATAGCTAGCCTGGACAGCAGTTCGATTCTGCTCGGCTCCATTTTAGATTAATTCCCAAACTTTTGGCGGGCTTCTTCCACCATTTCCGCAGTGACCACTTCGGAATGATTAGCATAAGCTATTTCTTCAACTCGCTGGCGGGCTTGAGAGCGCACAAAAAAGGGAATATTTTTCAATTTCGCTTGGGCTTGCGGGGTCCATTTCAGCCCCGAAAAATAGTTTTGAGATTGATTCATAGGAAAAATACTCCTTAATCGAGAATTCCATTACCTTCTAGTGTCTCGAATTAGCTCATCAATCGACACTGAACTTAACAGATTTTTGTATAAGCTTCAGTATGGCTGACCGGAAGTGTGACGGTAAAGGTTGTTCCTTGTTCAGGTGGACTCTCAACAGCAATTTGTCCTTGATGGTTATCAACAATCGCTTGCGCGATCGCGAGACCCAGTCCAGCACCGGTTGTGCCTTTGCTGGTGCTAGCTTTGGGATAAGGAGACACCCGATAAAAGCGATCAAACAGATGGGGAATTGCCGTTTCTGGAATCCCTTTTCCCGTATCTTGGACTTGCACCTGTAAATAGGGATGATGGTTGCGTTTGATGGGTTTGATCTCGATGCTAACGGTAGCTGCGGTTTTCTCTTGATCGGAGATTGAATGTTCAATCCCGTTACTGATCAGGTTCGTAAACAACCGCGCCAACTGATCCCAATCTCCTATAACGGTCAAAGCTGTGTCGGATTCAGGAAGATTTAAACTAAGTTGAATCCCTTTTTGCTGCGCGATCGCGCTTTGTTCTTCAATCACTGCCATCAATAAGGCATCTAAGGGAACCGATTGCTGTTCGGTTTCAATCATCCCACTATCTGATCGCGCGAGGAATAATAAATCATTGACCAGTTTTCCTAAGCGTTGGGTCAAGCGTTCAATGACTTGTAACTGCTGTTGCTGTAACTCACCATCGGGATACGCCAACGCCATTTGAACATTGGTTTGAATCATCGCAATGGGATTCCGTAATTCATGAGAAGCATCGGCGGTAAATTGTTTGAGACTCTGATACGATTCCTTGACCGGTTGAATGGCAATTCCTGATAACCACCAGCTTATTCCCGCCACACAAACCACAACCGCACTAATCCCAATAATTAAATCTAACAGCAACTGTCGGATGGGCTTAGTTACCTCAAACCAAGGATGACTGACGCGAAGATAGCCAAGGGTTTGTTTGCCTAAAGTGACGGGTTCGGTTACTTGTCGGAGAAGATACCCCGAAGCCAAATGCACCGTTTCTGTAGAACGATTTTTATGCAGCGGATAATTCAGTGATTCGGAAAAAGTTGACCACACTAATTCCCCTTGCGGGCTAAACCATTCTAAATCGATCCGGTCATCTTCCACTGTTTCAGTATCATTGCGAAAACTCGTTTCAATATCAAGACGATAGCCGTTATCGCCGGTGGCAACCGGTTGAATGACCAGGGAACGCTCAACGACTTCTACCACGTGCTTTAAGGTATCGTCAATTCGCTCAATTAGGGTACTACGAACATAAAAATAGACGCCCGTGGCAAATAGCAGCAAGAGAACTGCAGTTACTGTCGCGTACCAGAGGGCTAAGCGTCTCCGTGTGGTTTGGAACATCTTCGTACTGCGTGATGAATTCCGCATTCTAGTCGTCGGTCAGTTTTGAAATGATGGATCGAGGTGGGATGGGGGAGACAAGGAAGACAAGGGGGACAAGGGAGACAAGGGAGATAAGGGAGACAAGGAGAGTGGGTGAACCAATGACCAATGACCAATGACTAATGACTAATGACTAATGACTAATGACTAATGACTAATGACCAATGACCCACTAGAGGGTAAGGGGAAGCGATCCTTGTCTTCCCTAAGTTCCCATTCTAATTAATTACTTCTGCCGGGACATTTCCGCCCATGCCCACTTGCATTTCTTGCACGGTTTTTTTGGAGACGGAGGGGACAATTTCAAAAGAATATTGGGCCATGGCTGCTTCCACAAACCCTAAGAAGAGAGGGTGAGGCTGATTGGGACGAGAACGGAATTCCGGATGGAATTGGGTGGCAATAAAGAAGGGATGATCCGGGCGTTCAATCATTTCCACCAAGCGCCCGTCAAGAGAAGTTCCACCAATGGCGTAACCACTTTCCAAGAAGAGACTACGATAAGCATTATTAAACTCATAACGGTGGCGATGACGTTCGTAGATCACTTCCTGTTGATAGAGACTGTAGGCGCGACTATCGACATTTAAGCGGGAGGGATATAAGCCGAGACGCATCGTTCCCCCCAGATCAATCACATCCTGTTGTTCTGGCAGCAAATTAATCACTGGATTCGGAGTATCTGTATCAAATTCAGCACTGCTAGCTCGTTCCAGGTTAGCAACATTCCGTGCCCATTCTACAACTGCGCAGTGCATTCCCAAACAAAGTCCTAAGAAGGGAATATTATGAGTGCGTGCATACTCAACGGCTTGAATTTTGCCTTCAATGCCCCGAATACCGAAGCCACCGGGAACAATGATCCCACTGATATTGTTCAGGTAAGTTTCTGGGCGATTTTCTTCGATTTCCTCAGCATTCACCCAACGGAGTTTGATTTCACTACCCAGCGCGATCGCGCCGTGACGAAGGGCTTCGACTAAGGAGAGATAAGCATCGCTGAGTTGAATATATTTGCCAACAATCGCGATTTCAATCCCTTGCTTCGGACTCGCCATATTTTCCACGAGGGTTTGCCATTGCCGCAAGTCGGGTTGTCGCTGTTCTAAAGCTAATAATTCTAGGGTTTGCTGGGCTAAGCCTTCTTTTTCTAAAATTAAAGGCACTTCATAAATACTAGTGGCATCTTGGGCGGTAATCACCGATTCGACGGGGACATCGCAGAATTCAGACAGTTTTTCTTTGAGATTTTCTTCTAAAGCGCGATCGCAGCGACAGATCAAAACATCCGGTTGAATCCCAATCGAACGCAGTTCTTTTACTGAATGCTGGGTAGGTTTGGTTTTCATTTCCCCTGCTGAGGCAATCCAGGGGAGTAAAGTAACGTGCATATACAGTACATTATTACGTCCTACTTCTTTCCGAAATTGCCGAATCGCTTCTAGGAAAGGTAATGACTCAATATCGCCAACGGTTCCCCCTACTTCAGTAATCACAATATCGGGGTTGGTATTTTCAGCCACACGATGAATCCGTTCTTTAATTTCTTGGGTAATATGGGGAATCACCTGTACGGTTCCCCCTTGATAATCGCCGCGACGTTCTTTGTTAATCACTGCCTGATAGATCGAACCAGTTGTAACACTATTGAGACGTGACATGGACGTATCAGTGAAGCGTTCATAGTGTCCTAAGTCTAAGTCGGTTTCCGCACCGTCATCCGTAACGAAAACTTCTCCATGCTGAAACGGACTCATGGTTCCTGGGTCAACGTTAATATAGGGATCAAGTTTTAAGATGGAAACAGAATAGTCACGGGACTTAAACAACCGTCCTAAACTGGCAGCAACAATTCCCTTACCAATACTCGAAACGACACCACCGGTAACGAAAACAAACTTAGTCATAGCCCAATACCTCAATCTACCTGTTTTATTGTGCCACAGGTATTTTTCATCTGAAATCTTACCCTTGATGAGGTCAGATTTTCCTTACTTACTCTGGAGACACACTTTCCCCAATCCACTGCAAATAAGCGGTTAATCCCGCTTGGATCGGGAGGGCAATAATTTCCGGAACATCATAGGAGTGGAGTTCACGAATGCGCGTTTCTAATTGCGAGTAGTAATTTAAATCCGTTTTAATGATCAGCTGCCATTCCGGGTCGCTGTGGACTTCATTCTCCCAAGTGTAAACCGAATGAACCGGCATTAAGCTGACACAAGCGCCATATTTTTCTTTCACAATCGCTGACGCGATCGCGCGAGCTTGTGCTTCTGATTCTGCGGTGACTAAAACAACACCATATTGCTGGTTTGTACTCATTTTTCTTAATTAGTCATTATCTCCATAACGCCATGTGATTGGGGAGAGTTTGATAATAGTAGCTGTTCCCCTGGGGAAATTGGGCAGGTTCTAACGGTAAACTACTCATCATTTCTCCCATTTGGGGTAATTTAGCACCGTGAAGGTAAGCTTTTTCCAAATTTGTACCTTTTAAAGTTGCACCGGTGAGGTTGGCTTCTTTTAAGTTGGCTTCTTGTAAACAAGCGTGAGATAAATTGGCTTGTTCTAATCCGGCTTGGACTAAATTGGCTTGAGACAAATTGGCTTGTTCTAGGTTTGTCCAATGTAAGCGCGATCGCGTTAATTTTGCCCCTGATAAATTAACCCCTTCTAAATTTGCCCCACTGAGTCTTGCTTCTACTAAATTTGCCCCTGACAAGTCAACATTTTTTAAATTAACAACTTTGAGAAACGCTCGTTTGAGGTTCACTTCCTTTAAAGAGGCGTCTTGTAGAGAAGACCGGGTTAATCTCGCTTCTAATAGATTCGCCCAATTTAAGTTTGCTGCTTTTAAGTTCGTTTCTCGCAAATTCGCTTGATAAGCATTGACCCCACAAAGATTGGTTCGTTCTAAATTGGAGCGCTTGAGGTTAATATAAGACAAATTACCGCCACATAGCCTCGCCCCAGTTAAGATAGAATTCATCATAAAGCTGCCTTGAAAAACTGCCTTGGTAAGCTCAGCATTCTCAAAGCTACTATCGCTGAGTTTAGCGTAACTAAAATTTGTCCAATTCAACTGTGCTTCATCAAAAATTGATTTGGTTAAGAACGCCCGGGTGAAATTAACGCCGATTAAATTTGCGCCAGTAAAATCAACAGCAATCAAAGTAATTCCCGTTAAGTCGAGACCACTGAGATCGACCCCCCGAAAATCTCTTTCTCCCTGATCATAAAGCCTCAGTAAACGGCTAAGTTTCATGGATTAATTCCTTCTCTAATCTTTGTTTCACTAACACGAGTTGGCAGTTGATTACATCACTAATGGCACTAGCTATTCCCTAAATCAACGCTTCATACTTATTTTAGAATTGCGAGTATTGAATCACCAACTCTTGCTAAGTGATTTCAGAAGAATTAATAAAACTTAAATTTTTCTGCAATTGTAGGAAACCCAACGGAGAATTCTTCATCAACGATTGTCAAGTTTTAAGAATTAA
It contains:
- a CDS encoding M48 family metalloprotease, translating into MKTVLLKLLKPMQKRWRYGLVSLLIATGLVIGTPQVAQGFSFFDLLFRGVQVFQLSNMSDQQEVKLGRKINQQLVENEITLSDNSQLNAYVDRIGQRLVPHSDRPGLPYTFQVVEDDSINAFATMGGFVYINTGLIATADNESELASVVAHEIGHIASRHAVEQMRQRAIAQGLLSAAGLDESNAVQIGVELAVSRPNSRQDELEADERGLRMLRQAGYAPIGMVTFMEKLQRQGGAPPSFLSTHPATGQRIQVLKAQMNNPTQGDGLNAQIYQQRTQALR
- a CDS encoding protochlorophyllide oxidoreductase, translating into MNQSQNYFSGLKWTPQAQAKLKNIPFFVRSQARQRVEEIAYANHSEVVTAEMVEEARQKFGN
- a CDS encoding sensor histidine kinase — its product is MFQTTRRRLALWYATVTAVLLLLFATGVYFYVRSTLIERIDDTLKHVVEVVERSLVIQPVATGDNGYRLDIETSFRNDTETVEDDRIDLEWFSPQGELVWSTFSESLNYPLHKNRSTETVHLASGYLLRQVTEPVTLGKQTLGYLRVSHPWFEVTKPIRQLLLDLIIGISAVVVCVAGISWWLSGIAIQPVKESYQSLKQFTADASHELRNPIAMIQTNVQMALAYPDGELQQQQLQVIERLTQRLGKLVNDLLFLARSDSGMIETEQQSVPLDALLMAVIEEQSAIAQQKGIQLSLNLPESDTALTVIGDWDQLARLFTNLISNGIEHSISDQEKTAATVSIEIKPIKRNHHPYLQVQVQDTGKGIPETAIPHLFDRFYRVSPYPKASTSKGTTGAGLGLAIAQAIVDNHQGQIAVESPPEQGTTFTVTLPVSHTEAYTKIC
- a CDS encoding CTP synthase translates to MTKFVFVTGGVVSSIGKGIVAASLGRLFKSRDYSVSILKLDPYINVDPGTMSPFQHGEVFVTDDGAETDLDLGHYERFTDTSMSRLNSVTTGSIYQAVINKERRGDYQGGTVQVIPHITQEIKERIHRVAENTNPDIVITEVGGTVGDIESLPFLEAIRQFRKEVGRNNVLYMHVTLLPWIASAGEMKTKPTQHSVKELRSIGIQPDVLICRCDRALEENLKEKLSEFCDVPVESVITAQDATSIYEVPLILEKEGLAQQTLELLALEQRQPDLRQWQTLVENMASPKQGIEIAIVGKYIQLSDAYLSLVEALRHGAIALGSEIKLRWVNAEEIEENRPETYLNNISGIIVPGGFGIRGIEGKIQAVEYARTHNIPFLGLCLGMHCAVVEWARNVANLERASSAEFDTDTPNPVINLLPEQQDVIDLGGTMRLGLYPSRLNVDSRAYSLYQQEVIYERHRHRYEFNNAYRSLFLESGYAIGGTSLDGRLVEMIERPDHPFFIATQFHPEFRSRPNQPHPLFLGFVEAAMAQYSFEIVPSVSKKTVQEMQVGMGGNVPAEVIN
- a CDS encoding divalent cation tolerance protein CutA — its product is MSTNQQYGVVLVTAESEAQARAIASAIVKEKYGACVSLMPVHSVYTWENEVHSDPEWQLIIKTDLNYYSQLETRIRELHSYDVPEIIALPIQAGLTAYLQWIGESVSPE